In Pan paniscus chromosome 13, NHGRI_mPanPan1-v2.0_pri, whole genome shotgun sequence, one DNA window encodes the following:
- the C13H2orf66 gene encoding uncharacterized protein C2orf66 homolog — protein sequence MIIDSSRIPSFTQLHSTMTRAPLLLLCVALVLLGHVNGATVRNEDKWKPLNNPGNRDLFFRRLQAYFKGRGLDLGTFPNPFPTNENPRPLSFQSELTASASADYEEQKNSFHNYLKG from the exons ATGATCATTGACAGCTCCCGCATCCCCTCTTTCACTCAGCTTCACTCCACCATGACCAGAGCACCTCTCCTGCTACTATGTGTTGCCCTGGTGCTGCTTGGGCATGTGAATGGAGCCACAGTAAGAAATGAGGACAAATGGAAGCCACTCAACAACCCCGGAAACAGAGATCTG ttTTTCAGAAGGCTTCAGGCATATTTTAAGGGCAGAGGTCTTGATCTTGGAACATTTCCAAATCCTTTCCCCACGAATGAAAATCCTAGACCTCTCTCTTTCCAGTCAGAACTTACTGCTTCTGCATCTGCAGATTATGAAGAGCAGAAAAACTCCTTTCACAATTATCTCAAAGGCTGA